The following are encoded together in the Haloarcula rubripromontorii genome:
- a CDS encoding Rpp14/Pop5 family protein: MKHLPKHLRPRWRYLAVGIETWPNASFGRRAFQREVWYAAQNLLGDTGSAETDMTVLQFHDYDGTAEAIVRTRRGQTDPARAALTCLHSVDDDEVRVRIRGISGTVRACEEKYIRGPPEATEQRHVVFENADRGATVRPPRYDVETASDGAFVGATALDFR; this comes from the coding sequence ATGAAACACCTCCCGAAACATCTCCGGCCCCGGTGGCGCTACCTCGCCGTCGGTATCGAGACGTGGCCGAACGCCTCTTTCGGCCGCCGGGCGTTCCAGCGCGAGGTGTGGTACGCCGCCCAGAACCTGCTCGGCGACACTGGCAGTGCCGAAACGGATATGACCGTCCTGCAGTTCCACGACTACGACGGCACGGCCGAGGCTATCGTCCGGACCAGACGCGGCCAGACGGACCCGGCACGGGCCGCTCTGACCTGTTTGCACAGCGTCGATGACGACGAGGTTCGGGTCCGCATCCGGGGGATTAGCGGCACCGTGCGCGCCTGTGAAGAAAAGTATATACGCGGGCCGCCGGAAGCCACTGAACAGAGACACGTCGTGTTCGAGAACGCAGACCGGGGGGCTACGGTTCGGCCGCCGCGCTACGATGTCGAAACGGCCTCCGACGGCGCGTTCGTCGGCGCGACAGCACTCGATTTCCGATAA
- a CDS encoding VOC family protein, whose amino-acid sequence MDNATLPSETEIGRVALTVAALSPTVEFYRDVVGLNVIDADDDRAILGAGKQALLVLNHRPDAPAREASATGLYHVAFRVPSRAALGDALRRINSEWTLDGASDHGVSEALYLSDPAGNGVEIYRDFPRASWDETPSGHVEMVTDPLDTQSVAAAATGRQSMPADSDIGHVHLEVSSVETARTFYADALGLRVRATYDGAVFLAAGDYHHHIGANVWQRRSKPHAGQGLAWFEIRLPDEAALDATQKRLRQSDYAVSETGTGLTVRDGDDIELRLRT is encoded by the coding sequence ATGGATAACGCGACCCTTCCATCGGAAACCGAGATCGGTCGGGTGGCCCTGACTGTTGCTGCGTTATCACCGACTGTCGAGTTCTACCGTGATGTTGTCGGCCTCAACGTTATAGACGCAGACGACGACCGGGCGATACTCGGTGCGGGCAAACAGGCGCTCTTGGTTCTGAATCATCGTCCAGACGCACCAGCAAGAGAGGCTTCAGCGACCGGGCTGTATCACGTCGCGTTTCGCGTCCCATCGCGAGCAGCGCTGGGTGACGCACTCCGGCGTATCAACTCGGAGTGGACACTTGACGGCGCATCGGACCATGGTGTCAGCGAGGCGCTGTACCTGTCGGACCCGGCCGGGAACGGCGTCGAAATCTATCGGGACTTTCCGCGGGCGTCGTGGGACGAGACACCGTCGGGTCACGTCGAAATGGTAACCGACCCCCTCGATACGCAGTCAGTCGCGGCCGCTGCGACCGGCAGACAGTCGATGCCCGCCGACTCCGATATCGGACACGTGCATCTGGAAGTCTCGTCAGTGGAGACGGCCCGGACGTTCTACGCTGATGCACTCGGACTCCGCGTCAGGGCCACATACGACGGCGCGGTGTTCTTGGCGGCCGGTGACTACCACCATCACATCGGGGCCAACGTCTGGCAACGGCGATCCAAGCCCCACGCCGGGCAGGGGCTGGCATGGTTCGAAATTCGACTCCCCGACGAAGCGGCTCTTGATGCGACACAGAAGCGCCTGCGTCAGTCTGACTACGCTGTCTCGGAAACCGGTACTGGTCTCACAGTACGCGACGGTGACGACATCGAACTCCGCCTGCGAACCTGA
- a CDS encoding acylphosphatase has product MARTRAHVFVSGRVQGVYYRATTRERAQAQGVDGWVRNLDDGRVEAVFEGPEADVEAMVEYCHEGSERANVTDVEVEYGDPEGLDGFEVKW; this is encoded by the coding sequence ATGGCACGCACGCGAGCACACGTGTTCGTCTCCGGTCGTGTTCAGGGTGTCTATTACAGAGCTACCACGCGGGAGCGCGCACAGGCCCAGGGCGTCGACGGGTGGGTCCGAAACCTCGACGACGGCCGCGTCGAGGCAGTGTTCGAAGGCCCCGAAGCCGACGTGGAAGCGATGGTCGAGTACTGCCACGAGGGGAGCGAGCGCGCGAACGTCACCGACGTCGAAGTCGAGTACGGGGACCCCGAAGGGCTGGACGGCTTCGAGGTCAAGTGGTAA
- a CDS encoding FUN14 domain-containing protein, producing the protein MGEFVLQLDGLGLQQMGLEFGGGGLIGGIIGFAAKKVAKLIAVIVGIELALFKFLETRGILEVNWNAIGGAAQNATGTAGNAAATQPPSWVTSLLSALPVSAGFTAGFLVGFKKG; encoded by the coding sequence ATGGGTGAGTTCGTACTCCAGCTAGATGGGTTGGGCCTCCAGCAGATGGGCCTCGAATTCGGTGGCGGCGGCCTTATCGGCGGCATCATCGGGTTCGCTGCCAAGAAGGTCGCAAAGCTCATCGCCGTCATCGTCGGCATCGAACTGGCGCTGTTCAAGTTCCTTGAGACACGCGGAATCCTCGAAGTGAACTGGAACGCGATAGGGGGAGCCGCACAGAACGCGACTGGGACTGCCGGGAACGCGGCAGCGACACAACCGCCGTCCTGGGTCACGTCGCTGCTCTCGGCCCTGCCGGTCAGCGCTGGTTTCACGGCCGGCTTTCTCGTCGGATTCAAGAAGGGGTAA
- a CDS encoding UPF0058 family protein yields the protein MKKQELIHLHGLLAQVQNHYEAESGTEVDHDEYEELGVKPTSIHKSKTDHKAAVFAIADGIASEMADETKEPVSAAAD from the coding sequence ATGAAAAAGCAGGAGCTCATCCACCTTCACGGCCTGCTTGCACAGGTACAGAACCACTACGAAGCCGAATCCGGGACAGAAGTAGACCACGACGAATACGAGGAACTTGGCGTCAAGCCGACATCGATTCACAAGTCGAAAACAGACCACAAGGCCGCTGTCTTTGCGATTGCTGACGGTATTGCCTCCGAGATGGCTGACGAGACCAAAGAGCCTGTTTCTGCCGCCGCGGACTGA
- a CDS encoding DUF555 domain-containing protein, with the protein MNCRVVVEAAVPVYDVASADEAVRIAISKTGEMLNPDLNYVEINMGDRHCPHCGETLEPAFLAADESLVALELEMTVFNVERDEHAARIARKEIGQRLENIPLDVLEIEEIPEESDETTEDESSSAEPAAESDDLPSDQSGDESDDVLPEFEELIDE; encoded by the coding sequence ATGAATTGCCGAGTTGTTGTCGAGGCCGCAGTCCCAGTATACGACGTGGCATCTGCGGATGAGGCAGTTCGTATCGCCATCTCGAAGACGGGCGAGATGTTGAATCCTGACCTCAACTACGTCGAAATCAATATGGGAGACCGGCACTGTCCACACTGCGGTGAGACACTGGAACCTGCCTTTCTCGCAGCCGACGAGAGTCTCGTCGCACTCGAACTGGAGATGACTGTGTTCAACGTCGAACGGGACGAACACGCCGCTCGGATTGCTCGCAAGGAGATCGGGCAGCGACTTGAGAACATCCCGCTCGACGTGCTGGAAATCGAGGAGATTCCAGAGGAGTCCGACGAGACGACTGAAGACGAGTCCTCGTCCGCGGAACCGGCAGCCGAATCCGACGACCTGCCATCGGACCAGTCTGGAGACGAATCGGACGACGTGTTACCCGAGTTCGAGGAACTAATCGACGAGTAA
- the hflX gene encoding GTPase HflX has translation MTATHTTERAVIAKRVDSGTADTTEIRDLARAAGYDVVGEVTQTRTEDPAYHLGEGKVTRLSNVVAREGAAVVIFDNQLGPYQTYNIGNELPERVRVIDRFRLILEIFGQRAQTRKAQLQVELAELRYELPRAEAKASLAKRDERPGFMGLGEYDESREEDIKKQIANIRDELESIEETERHRREQRRESGFDLVALAGYTNAGKSTLLRRLADDLDVDENDDLHPDLDTTAESEDRLFTTLGTTTRRAEVGKREVLVTDTVGFIQDLPHWLVESFKSTLGSVYHADLVLLVVDVSESVEEIREKLVTSHDTLYERNEAPIVTVLNKTDMVDDEEVRRKRDALSSLAPNPVAVSAKQGLNIEDLAERIDHELPDYERERLVLPMTDDTMSLVSWIHDHASVETVDYGDQVVIEFEARPAIIEQSRAKAGELVGASA, from the coding sequence GTGACGGCGACACACACCACCGAACGAGCGGTCATCGCGAAGCGCGTCGACAGTGGTACCGCTGATACGACGGAAATCCGGGACCTTGCCCGGGCGGCCGGGTACGATGTCGTCGGCGAGGTCACACAGACCAGAACGGAGGACCCGGCGTACCACCTCGGCGAGGGGAAAGTAACGCGGCTGAGCAACGTGGTTGCCCGCGAAGGGGCTGCCGTCGTCATCTTCGACAACCAGCTCGGGCCGTACCAGACATACAATATCGGGAACGAACTCCCCGAGCGGGTGCGTGTCATCGACCGCTTCCGGCTCATTCTCGAAATCTTCGGCCAGCGGGCCCAGACGCGGAAAGCCCAGCTACAGGTCGAACTCGCGGAACTCCGCTACGAACTCCCGCGGGCCGAGGCCAAGGCCAGCCTGGCCAAACGCGACGAGCGCCCGGGGTTTATGGGCCTCGGCGAGTACGACGAGTCCCGCGAAGAGGACATTAAAAAGCAGATCGCCAACATCCGGGATGAACTGGAATCCATCGAGGAGACCGAGCGCCATCGCCGAGAACAGCGTCGAGAGTCCGGCTTCGACCTTGTTGCCCTCGCCGGCTACACTAACGCCGGGAAGTCGACGCTCCTGCGGCGCCTCGCTGACGACCTCGATGTCGACGAGAACGACGACCTCCACCCCGACCTCGACACGACGGCCGAGAGCGAAGACCGGCTGTTCACAACACTCGGGACGACCACTCGCCGCGCCGAGGTCGGGAAGCGCGAGGTGCTGGTCACTGACACGGTGGGGTTCATTCAGGACCTCCCACACTGGCTCGTCGAGTCGTTCAAGTCGACGCTCGGGTCGGTGTACCACGCCGACCTCGTCTTGCTTGTCGTCGATGTCTCAGAGTCTGTCGAGGAAATCCGGGAGAAACTGGTGACGAGCCACGATACGCTGTACGAGCGCAACGAGGCCCCCATCGTCACGGTCCTCAACAAGACCGACATGGTCGACGACGAGGAGGTCCGTCGCAAGCGAGACGCGCTCTCCTCGCTGGCACCGAACCCCGTCGCCGTCAGCGCCAAACAGGGGCTTAATATCGAGGACTTGGCCGAGCGCATCGACCACGAACTGCCTGACTACGAGCGCGAACGACTCGTGCTTCCGATGACCGACGACACGATGAGCCTCGTCTCGTGGATTCACGACCACGCTAGCGTCGAAACAGTCGATTACGGCGACCAGGTGGTCATCGAGTTCGAAGCGCGGCCAGCGATCATCGAGCAATCCCGGGCAAAAGCGGGGGAGCTGGTCGGTGCGTCGGCCTGA
- a CDS encoding bifunctional ADP-dependent NAD(P)H-hydrate dehydratase/NAD(P)H-hydrate epimerase produces the protein MLTGSEMGVVDENAAALGVPRKQLMESSGHAVAQAVRTIADPGEQVVIVAGRGNNGGDALVAARFLDDYDLRVLLLGRPDAISTTIARENWDALQHAEYPTETVRDSSALDLCTPDIVIDAMLGTGIAGDLREPEATAAAAMNGSDATVLSVDVPSGLDAETGRLADNAVDADHVVTFHDTKPGLPDLDVPVTVADIGIPDAAELFVEQGDLTRLERDPASHKGDNGEVLVVGGGPYTGAPALTAQAALRGGADLVRVACPAVVAREIQSYSENLILRPFDGDHLAPPHVDRLADLAADHDTLVVGPGLGDHDATLEGVAELLSGFDGTAVVDADALSVVPDVETDADLVCTPHQGELLGMGGETSEDWRERADLVESFAAEIGHTMLVKGPYDIVSNGERTRVGRTGNPGMTVGGTGDVLAGVTGALACVQAPLDAAAIAAHTVGTVGDRVVEDRGYGLVATDLLEEIPSVLWQRE, from the coding sequence ATGCTCACCGGCTCGGAAATGGGTGTGGTCGACGAGAACGCCGCCGCGCTCGGCGTCCCGCGCAAGCAGCTGATGGAGTCGTCCGGTCACGCCGTCGCACAGGCGGTCCGTACCATCGCTGACCCCGGCGAACAGGTCGTCATCGTCGCCGGCAGGGGAAACAACGGCGGAGACGCGCTCGTCGCCGCCCGCTTCCTCGACGACTACGACCTCCGGGTCCTCCTGTTGGGTCGTCCGGATGCTATCTCGACGACGATTGCCAGGGAGAACTGGGACGCGCTTCAGCACGCCGAGTATCCGACAGAGACGGTCAGGGATTCCTCGGCGCTGGACCTCTGCACTCCCGACATCGTCATCGACGCGATGCTTGGCACAGGTATCGCCGGCGACCTCCGGGAACCGGAGGCGACGGCCGCCGCGGCGATGAACGGGAGCGACGCGACCGTTCTTTCGGTGGATGTTCCGTCCGGCCTCGACGCTGAAACGGGGCGACTGGCCGACAACGCCGTCGACGCCGACCACGTCGTCACGTTCCACGACACCAAGCCGGGCCTGCCGGACCTCGACGTGCCAGTCACCGTCGCCGACATCGGCATCCCTGACGCGGCGGAACTGTTCGTCGAGCAGGGCGACCTCACGCGACTCGAACGCGACCCCGCGAGCCACAAGGGCGACAACGGCGAAGTGCTGGTCGTCGGTGGCGGGCCGTACACCGGCGCGCCGGCGCTGACGGCCCAGGCCGCGCTCAGAGGCGGAGCCGACCTCGTCCGGGTCGCCTGCCCGGCCGTCGTCGCACGCGAGATTCAGTCCTACAGCGAGAACCTCATCCTGCGGCCGTTCGACGGTGACCACCTCGCGCCGCCACACGTGGACCGCCTGGCCGACCTGGCGGCGGACCACGACACCCTGGTCGTCGGGCCGGGGCTGGGGGACCACGACGCGACGCTGGAAGGGGTCGCGGAGCTACTGTCGGGGTTCGACGGGACGGCCGTCGTCGACGCCGACGCGCTGTCAGTAGTCCCGGACGTTGAGACGGACGCCGACCTCGTCTGCACGCCCCATCAGGGCGAACTCCTCGGGATGGGCGGAGAGACATCCGAGGACTGGCGGGAACGGGCAGACCTCGTGGAGTCCTTCGCAGCGGAGATCGGACACACGATGCTGGTCAAAGGCCCGTACGACATCGTCTCCAACGGCGAGCGGACTCGCGTCGGCCGAACGGGCAATCCGGGGATGACGGTCGGCGGAACCGGCGACGTGCTTGCGGGTGTGACAGGCGCACTCGCTTGCGTGCAGGCCCCGCTCGACGCGGCCGCCATCGCCGCCCATACCGTCGGCACCGTCGGCGACCGTGTCGTCGAGGATCGCGGCTACGGACTGGTCGCGACGGACCTGCTAGAAGAGATACCGAGCGTGCTGTGGCAGCGAGAATAG
- the psmA gene encoding archaeal proteasome endopeptidase complex subunit alpha, which translates to MQGQNQQQAYDRGITIFSPDGRLYQVEYAREAVKRGTASIGVRTSDGVVLAVDKRIRSPLMERSSVEKIHKADDHIGIASAGHVADARQLIDFARRQAQVNQLRYGEPVGVETLTKEITDYIQQYTQVGGARPFGVALIIGGIVNGEPRLFETDPSGTPYEWKALAVGADRGDIRDYLEEHYDEGMTLDEGVDLALAALASANDDELSPEGIGVATVDVETETFGQLTDEEKEAHLAEADLLDTGDDEDDEDTEEE; encoded by the coding sequence ATGCAGGGACAAAACCAACAGCAGGCCTACGACCGCGGGATCACTATCTTCTCGCCGGACGGACGCCTCTACCAGGTCGAGTACGCCCGCGAAGCGGTCAAACGCGGCACAGCAAGCATCGGCGTCAGAACGAGCGACGGCGTCGTTCTCGCCGTGGACAAGCGCATCCGGTCGCCGCTGATGGAGCGCTCCTCGGTCGAAAAGATCCACAAGGCCGACGACCACATCGGCATCGCCTCAGCCGGCCACGTCGCCGACGCCCGACAGCTCATCGACTTCGCCCGCCGACAGGCGCAGGTGAACCAGCTTCGCTACGGCGAGCCGGTCGGCGTCGAGACCCTCACCAAGGAAATCACCGACTACATCCAGCAGTACACGCAGGTCGGCGGCGCGCGCCCGTTCGGCGTTGCGCTCATCATCGGCGGCATCGTCAACGGCGAGCCGCGCCTGTTCGAGACGGATCCCTCCGGGACGCCCTACGAGTGGAAGGCCCTTGCTGTCGGGGCCGACCGCGGCGATATCCGGGACTACCTCGAAGAACACTACGACGAAGGGATGACCCTCGACGAGGGCGTCGACCTTGCGCTGGCCGCCCTCGCGTCGGCCAACGACGACGAACTTTCCCCTGAAGGAATCGGCGTCGCCACAGTCGACGTCGAAACGGAGACGTTCGGCCAACTGACCGACGAAGAAAAAGAGGCCCATCTCGCGGAGGCCGACTTGCTCGACACTGGCGACGACGAGGACGACGAAGACACCGAGGAAGAGTAA
- the katG gene encoding catalase/peroxidase HPI, with protein sequence MAETPNSDMSGAAGGRSKRPKSNQDWWPNKLNLEILDQNARDVGPMEDDFDYAEEFQKLDLEAVKSDLEELMTSSQDWWPADYGHYGPLFIRMAWHSAGTYRTADGRGGAAGGRQRFAPINSWPDNANLDKARRLLLPIKQKYGKKISWADLMILAGNVAIESMGFKTFGYAGGREDAFEEDKAVNWGPEDEMETQERFDEPGEIQEGLGASVMGLIYVNPEGPDGNPDPEASAKNIRQTFDRMAMNDKETAALIAGGHTFGKVHGADDPEENLGPEPEAAPIEQQGLGWQNKNGNSKGGEMITSGIEGPWTQSPTEWDMGYINNLLDYEWEPEKGPGGAWQWAPKSEELKNSVPDAHDPDETQTPMMLTTDIALKRDPDYREVMETFQENPMEFGMNFAKAWYKLTHRDMGPPERFLGPEVPDEEMLWQDPLPDADYDLIGDEEVAELKEEILDSDLSVTQLVKTAWASASTYRDSDKRGGANGARLRLEPQKNWEVNEPEQLETVLTTLEGIQEEFNGARDDDTRVSLADLIVLGGNAAVEQAAADAGYDVEIPFEPGRVDAGPEHTDAASFDALKPKVDGARNYIQDDITRPAEEVMVDNADLLNLTASELTALIGGMRSIGANHGDTDLGILTDEPGTLTNDFFVNLLDMGTEWEPAADSEHVYKGLDRDTGEVKWEATRIDLIFGSNDRLRAISEVYGSADAEEKLVHDFVDTWRKVMTLDRFDLE encoded by the coding sequence ATGGCAGAAACACCGAATTCCGATATGAGCGGTGCCGCAGGCGGACGTTCGAAGCGACCGAAATCTAACCAGGACTGGTGGCCAAACAAGCTAAATCTGGAGATTCTCGACCAGAACGCCCGGGATGTCGGCCCGATGGAAGACGACTTTGACTACGCCGAGGAGTTCCAGAAGCTCGACCTCGAAGCGGTGAAGTCGGATCTCGAAGAGCTGATGACCTCATCGCAGGACTGGTGGCCGGCTGACTACGGTCACTACGGCCCGCTGTTCATCCGGATGGCCTGGCACAGCGCCGGGACGTACCGGACCGCCGACGGTCGCGGCGGCGCGGCCGGCGGCCGCCAGCGCTTCGCGCCCATCAACAGCTGGCCCGACAACGCGAACCTCGACAAGGCCCGGCGGCTGCTCCTGCCAATCAAGCAGAAATACGGCAAGAAGATCTCATGGGCTGACCTGATGATCCTCGCAGGGAACGTCGCCATCGAGTCGATGGGATTCAAGACGTTCGGCTACGCCGGCGGCCGCGAGGACGCCTTCGAGGAGGACAAGGCTGTCAACTGGGGGCCGGAAGACGAGATGGAAACCCAGGAGCGCTTCGACGAGCCCGGTGAGATCCAGGAAGGGCTCGGTGCCTCCGTGATGGGCCTCATCTACGTGAATCCGGAGGGGCCGGACGGCAACCCGGACCCGGAGGCGTCGGCGAAAAACATCCGGCAGACGTTCGACCGGATGGCGATGAACGACAAGGAGACGGCCGCACTCATCGCCGGCGGACACACGTTCGGCAAAGTCCACGGCGCTGACGACCCCGAGGAGAACCTCGGTCCTGAACCCGAAGCAGCTCCCATCGAGCAGCAGGGCCTCGGGTGGCAGAACAAGAACGGGAACAGCAAGGGCGGCGAGATGATCACGAGCGGTATCGAAGGGCCGTGGACCCAGTCGCCGACCGAGTGGGACATGGGCTACATCAACAACCTGCTCGACTACGAGTGGGAGCCGGAGAAGGGTCCCGGCGGCGCGTGGCAGTGGGCACCCAAGAGCGAGGAGCTGAAAAACAGCGTCCCGGACGCCCACGACCCGGACGAGACGCAGACGCCGATGATGCTCACGACGGACATCGCGCTCAAGCGAGACCCGGATTACCGGGAAGTAATGGAGACCTTCCAAGAGAACCCGATGGAGTTCGGGATGAACTTCGCGAAGGCCTGGTACAAGCTGACCCACCGCGACATGGGGCCGCCGGAGCGGTTCCTTGGTCCGGAGGTTCCTGACGAGGAGATGCTCTGGCAGGACCCGCTCCCGGACGCCGACTACGACCTCATCGGTGACGAGGAGGTCGCCGAGCTCAAGGAAGAAATTCTCGACTCGGATCTCTCCGTCACCCAGCTCGTCAAGACTGCGTGGGCGTCGGCATCGACCTACCGCGACAGCGACAAGCGCGGCGGCGCAAACGGCGCTCGCCTCCGACTCGAACCCCAGAAGAACTGGGAAGTCAACGAGCCCGAACAGTTGGAGACGGTCCTCACCACGCTTGAAGGCATCCAGGAGGAGTTCAACGGCGCTCGGGACGACGACACGCGCGTCTCGCTGGCTGACCTCATCGTGCTGGGCGGCAACGCAGCCGTCGAGCAGGCGGCAGCGGACGCCGGCTACGACGTCGAGATCCCGTTCGAACCCGGCCGAGTGGATGCCGGGCCGGAACACACCGACGCCGCCTCTTTCGACGCCCTCAAGCCGAAGGTCGACGGGGCTCGAAACTACATTCAGGACGATATCACGCGACCGGCCGAGGAAGTGATGGTCGACAACGCGGACCTGCTGAACCTGACGGCGTCGGAGCTGACGGCTCTGATCGGCGGGATGCGCTCCATCGGTGCGAACCACGGGGACACCGACCTCGGCATCCTCACCGACGAGCCGGGGACGCTGACCAACGACTTCTTCGTGAACCTGCTCGACATGGGCACGGAGTGGGAGCCGGCAGCGGACTCCGAACACGTATACAAGGGCCTCGACCGCGACACCGGCGAGGTCAAGTGGGAAGCCACACGCATCGACCTCATCTTCGGCTCGAATGACCGACTGCGAGCCATCTCGGAGGTCTACGGCTCTGCTGACGCGGAGGAGAAGCTCGTCCATGACTTCGTTGACACGTGGCGCAAGGTCATGACGCTCGACCGCTTCGACCTCGAATAG
- a CDS encoding DNA-3-methyladenine glycosylase family protein, protein MEQGVIDVGSLAGGIDLQATVESGQSYLWNREDGEMYQRDGATGGGAWYWTTVQRDGSPAVIRVRQRDGVLEWESTVDAEAELRRLLRLDDDLAAIRATAPDDDVVQSAYETFWGMRLVQDPPFGALISFICSAQMRVARIHSMQQALRDAFGETIEFGGRTYNAYPTPSALAETTEERLRDLGLGYRAPYVQRTAEMVATGEAHPEEAVGLSYEDARESLTRFVGVGDKVADCVLLFSLDYLEAVPLDTWIRTTIEEYYPECERGNYADTSRAIRAALGGEYAGYTQTYLFHYLRTGSNEE, encoded by the coding sequence ATGGAACAGGGCGTCATCGATGTCGGGTCGCTTGCCGGCGGTATCGATTTGCAGGCAACTGTCGAGAGCGGGCAATCCTACCTCTGGAACCGGGAGGATGGCGAGATGTACCAGCGCGACGGGGCAACCGGCGGCGGCGCGTGGTACTGGACGACAGTCCAGCGAGACGGGTCACCAGCGGTCATCCGTGTCCGGCAGCGAGACGGGGTGCTCGAATGGGAATCGACAGTCGACGCCGAGGCAGAACTCAGGCGACTCCTTCGGCTTGACGACGACCTCGCCGCGATTCGGGCAACGGCACCGGACGATGACGTGGTCCAGTCGGCCTACGAGACGTTCTGGGGGATGCGACTCGTTCAGGACCCCCCGTTTGGCGCCCTCATCTCGTTCATTTGTTCGGCCCAGATGCGCGTGGCGAGGATCCACAGTATGCAACAGGCGCTCCGCGACGCGTTCGGCGAGACAATTGAGTTCGGCGGGCGGACGTACAACGCCTATCCGACGCCGTCCGCGCTGGCAGAGACAACAGAGGAGCGGCTCCGGGACCTCGGACTGGGCTATCGCGCCCCGTACGTCCAGCGCACCGCGGAGATGGTCGCTACTGGCGAAGCCCATCCCGAAGAAGCCGTCGGACTAAGCTACGAGGACGCCAGAGAGTCGCTCACCCGCTTTGTCGGCGTCGGTGACAAGGTCGCGGACTGCGTGTTGCTGTTCTCGCTTGATTACCTCGAAGCGGTCCCGCTAGACACCTGGATTCGAACGACCATCGAGGAGTATTACCCGGAGTGTGAGCGGGGGAACTACGCTGACACGTCGCGGGCCATCCGGGCCGCACTGGGTGGGGAGTACGCCGGCTACACGCAGACGTATCTGTTCCATTACCTCCGAACAGGCAGTAACGAGGAGTGA
- a CDS encoding ribosome assembly factor SBDS: MISLDEAVTARLESHGQRFEVLVEPDAALAIKRDDFDGDLEDVIAAEDVFEDASRGDRPPENMLEEVFDTTDPMAIIPEVIKRGEIQITADQRREMQEQKHKQLIQRITRNAVNPQMDDAPHPPERIESALEETDFRVDPMEPVEAQVDDALDALRPVIPIRFDEVTVAVQVPADYAGSAQAQIRQFGDLEREEWQSDGSWVGVMTFPAGLQNDFYDVVNEHTSGEAETRIIKDEDDISTRG; the protein is encoded by the coding sequence ATGATATCGCTTGACGAGGCGGTGACGGCGCGCCTCGAATCCCACGGCCAGCGGTTCGAGGTACTGGTGGAACCGGACGCTGCACTAGCGATAAAACGTGATGACTTCGACGGTGACCTCGAAGACGTTATCGCAGCGGAAGACGTGTTCGAGGACGCTTCTCGGGGTGACCGGCCGCCAGAGAACATGCTCGAAGAGGTGTTTGACACCACCGATCCGATGGCTATCATCCCCGAGGTCATCAAGCGGGGGGAAATTCAGATTACGGCCGACCAGCGCCGCGAGATGCAGGAACAAAAGCACAAACAGCTCATCCAGCGGATCACGCGCAACGCGGTCAACCCGCAGATGGACGACGCGCCACACCCGCCGGAGCGCATCGAATCCGCGCTCGAAGAAACGGATTTCAGAGTTGACCCGATGGAGCCAGTCGAGGCGCAGGTCGACGATGCCCTCGATGCACTCCGGCCGGTCATCCCTATCCGGTTCGACGAGGTCACCGTCGCGGTGCAGGTCCCCGCAGACTACGCCGGGAGCGCACAGGCACAGATCCGGCAGTTCGGCGACCTCGAACGCGAGGAGTGGCAGTCCGACGGCTCGTGGGTCGGCGTCATGACGTTCCCGGCCGGTCTCCAGAACGACTTCTACGACGTGGTAAACGAACACACAAGCGGCGAGGCGGAGACCCGAATTATCAAAGACGAAGACGATATCAGTACACGCGGTTGA